In the genome of Thunnus maccoyii chromosome 15, fThuMac1.1, whole genome shotgun sequence, one region contains:
- the skiv2l gene encoding helicase SKI2W has translation MDRINVPPPGPMDLSLSLLEMGCSGRFELITHPLPGQPLAPQSTLPHGLPPTSLNLETEVEKQFLRDPAWLPIHDTDFAFQKFLKVTQRDVNVDSLLKCAPSPLHSELSVIRDPTTGMLLDFTEVLLENTGLSAKNSLSLQRQPGPPSESLRGSNTNYPFQPGGMEELTLDQIKKKSELEEDIDFENDLLRVPPGFKAGMDFADKDAKTAKAELNLMSLLSTFDGIPDLQPETEAKEEGKGSEEAPKLPRTNSLEDLGIKDAVSSSSPPEKGKDEKSKPEEKPVEKPVENKKWAIPVDITSPCDDFYKRIPNPAFKWPFELDVFQKQAVLRLEAHESVFVAAHTSAGKTVVAEYAIALSQKHMTRTIYTSPIKALSNQKFRDFKNTFGDVGLLTGDVQLSPESSCLIMTTEILRSMLYNGSEVIRDLEWVIFDEVHYINDAERGVVWEEVLIMLPDHVSIILLSATVPNALEFSEWIGRIKKRHIYVISTLKRPVPLEHHLYTGNSTKTQKEMFLLVDPTGNFLTKGYYAAIDAKKERTSKHAQTFGTKNTSHNTTASQDRAVWLSLLHFLSQRQQTPVVAFTFSRTRCDDNARSLESMDMTTSIEKAEIHSFFQKSLSRLRGGDRQLPQILTMRDLLKRGIAVHHSGILPILKEVIEMLFSRGLVKVLFATETFAMGVNMPARTVVFDSIRKHDGTGFRNLLPGEYIQMAGRAGRRGLDATGTVIILCKAGVHDMSDLHVMMLGKPTILQSQFRLTYTMILNLLRVEALRVTDMMRRSFSESHRDTQAQEKRISHLKQTLSTLPPLDTDGQLSDLVSYYHTVTELRTTTEALQRAMLESVNGLKALSVGRVVVVNNKQHLNALGVILQVSNDAVNRTFTALIICDKGNEEGEGKGDDNAAFPHLYNTALFIPEGPCSHTVQKLKLQDITAITVKTLKVIPDRIIDNYNKRQQPRFRHDPPGQAISTATQELLRLAEANPSGIGTLDPVNDLQLKSVDVVEDSMRLRVLRDSLRDFNCIHSPTFAEQFARVKERMSVQEELDRLLFLVSDQSLSLLPEYHQRIKVLQSLQYVDSSGAVQLKGRVACQISSHELLLTELLFENVLSPLAPEESAALLSCLVFTQNTQVEPHITNTLQEGIDRVLSVAKRIGELQRECGIPQTAEEFVGQFKFGLTEVVYCWARGMPFAEIAQLTDVQEGTVVRCIQRLDEVLKEVRQAARIVGDSVLGSKMEKASLAIRRDIVFTASLYTH, from the exons ATGGACAGAATAA aTGTGCCCCCTCCGGGCCCCATGGACCTTTCACTGTCCCTGCTGGAGATGGGATGCTCTGGCAGATTTGAACTCATCACGCATCCCCTCCCCGGTCAGCCTTTAGCTCCACAGAGTACG ctcccccATGGGCTGCCCCCCACCAGCCTGAACCTGGAGACAGAAGTGGAGAAACAGTTTTTAAGGGACCCTGCCTGGCTTCCTATACATGACACAGACTTCGCCTTTCAGAAGTTTCTCAA AGTGACTCAGAGAGATGTTAATGTCGACTCTCTGCTTAAGTGCGCTCCGTCTCCGCTCCACTCTGAGCTCTCCGTCATCAGAGATCCAACCACAGGGATGCTGCTGGACTTCACAGAG GTGCTATTGGAGAACACTGGTCTCTCAGCGAAGAACTCGCTGTCATTGCAACGACAACCCGGACCTCCTTCAGAGAGCCTTCGAGGAAGCAACACCAACTACCCCTTCCAGCCAG GAGGTATGGAGGAACTTACTCTGGACCAAATCAAGAAGAAATCTGAGCTGGAGGAGGACATAGACTTTGAgaatg ATTTACTCAGAGTCCCTCCTGGATTTAAAGCGGGGATGGACTTCGCTGACAAAG ATGCCAAGACGGCAAAGGCAGAGCTCAACCTCATGTCCCTCCTGTCCACATTTGATGGCATCCCTGACTTGCAACCTGAGACAGAGGCGAAGGAGGAAGGCAAAGGAAGTGAGGAAGCTCCTAAACTACCCAGAACAAACAGCCTTGAAGACCTGGGCATCAAG GATGCTGTgtcatcctcctctcccccAGAGAAGGGAAAAGATGAGAAATCAAAGCCAGAGGAGAAGCCAGTGGAGAAGCCAGTGGAGAATAAGAAATGGGCCATCCCTGTTGACATAACTTCACCCTGCGATGATTTCTACAAACGCATCCCCAACCCTGCTTTCAAG TGGCCGTTTGAGCTGGATGTTTTCCAGAAACAGGCTGTGCTGCGGCTGGAAGCACATGAGTCTGTGTTCGTAGCTGCGCACACGTCAGCTGGCAAAACAGTGGTGGCCGAATATGCCATCGCTctctcacagaaacacatgacaaG GACCATCTACACCTCCCCTATAAAGGCCTTGTCTAATCAGAAGTTCAGAGACTTTAAGAACACTTTCGGGGACGTTGGACTCTTGACGGGCGACGTCCAGCTCAGTCCTGAATCTTCATGCCTCATCATGACCACTGAGATCCTCAG GTCTATGCTTTACAACGGCTCAGAGGTCATCAGAGACTTGGAGTGGGTGATCTTCGACGAGGTTCACTACATCAACGATGCCGAG AGAGGCGTTGTGTGGGAGGAGGTTTTGATTATGCTTCCCGATCATGTCAGCATCATTCTCCTGAGCGCCACAGTGCCAAACGCCCTGGAGTTTAGCGAGTGGATCGG TCGCATTAAGAAGAGGCATATTTATGTGATCAGCACACTGAAGAGACCTGTGCCTTTGGAGCATCATCTGTACACTGGAAACAGCACTAAGACTCAGAAAGAGATGTTCCTCCTGGTGGATCCTACGGGCAATTTCCTCACTAAAGG GTACTATGCAGCTATTGATGCCAAGAAGGAGCGCACCAGTAAACACGCCCAAACTTTTGGCACGAAAAACACTTCTCATAACACCACAGCTAGTCAG GACCGAGCGGTGTGGCTCAGCCTACTGCACTTCCTGTCCCAGCGGCAGCAGACCCCCGTGGTCGCGTTCACCTTCTCTCGGACGCGCTGTGACGACAACGCCCGCTCGCTGGAGTCCATGGACATGACCACCTCCATAGAGAAGGCGGAGATCCACTCGTTCTTCCAGAAGAGCCTGAGTCGCCTGcgaggaggagacagacagctgcCTCAG ATCCTGACAATGAGGGACCTGTTGAAGAGAGGAATAGCGGTCCATCACAGCGGGATCCTGCCGATACTGAAGGAGGTCATTGAGATGCTCTTCTCACGAGGTCTCGTAAAG GTGCTGTTTGCCACTGAGACATTTGCAATGGGAGTAAACATGCCTGCCAGGACCGTGGTGTTCGACAGCATCAGGAAACACGACGGGACCGGCTTTAGAAATCTGCTGCCCG GTGAGTATATTCAGATGGCGGGAAGAGCAGGCAGGAGAGGTCTGGACGCCACCGGCACCGTCATTATTCTCTGCAAAGCGGGCGTTCACGACATGTCGGATCTGCATGTCATGATGCTG GGTAAACCCACCATCCTCCAGTCCCAGTTCAGACTGACCTACACTATGATCCTCAACCTGCTGCGTGTGGAGGCTCTCCGTGTGACCGACATGATGAGGAGGAGCTTTTCTGAGAGCCACAGAGACACTCAG GCCCAGGAGAAGCGGATCAGCCATTTGAAGCAGACGTTGTCCACTCTGCCTCCTCTGGATACAGACGGCCAGCTGTCAGACCTGGTGTCTTACTACCACACCGTGACGGAGCTACGGACCACCACAGAAGCCCTGCAG CGCGCTATGCTTGAGTCTGTCAATGGGCTAAAAGCTCTGTCTGTGGGTCGAGTCGTGGTAGTCAACAATAAGCAGCATCTCAACGCCCTGGGAGTTATCctacag GTGTCCAATGACGCTGTGAACCGCACCTTCACAGctctcatcatctgtgacaaaGGCAACGAGGAAGGGGAAGGAAAGGGCGACGACAACGCCGCTTTCCCTCACCTCTACAACACGGCTCTCTTCATACCCGAAG gTCCTTGCAGCCACACGGTGCAGAAGCTGAAGCTACAGGACATCACTGCCATCACAGTGAAAACCCTCAAAGTGATTCCCGACAGGATCATCGACAACTACAACAAGAGGCAACAGCCACGATTCAG GCATGACCCTCCCGGCCAGGCCATCTCCACGGCAACCCAGGAGCTCCTGCGATTGGCCGAGGCCAACCCCAGCGGGATAGGGACCCTTGACCCTGTGAACGATCTCCAGCTGAAGAGCGTCGACGTGGTCGAAGACTCCATGCGGCTCCGTGTGCTGCGGGACAGCCTCCGAGATTTCAACTGCATCCACTCGCCGACTTTCGCGgagcag tttgctCGAGTTAAGGAGAggatgagtgtgcaggaggagctggacaGGCTGCTCTTCCTGGTGTCCGAccagtctctgtctctgctgcctgAATACCACCAGAGGATCAAG GTGCTGCAGTCCCTCCAGTACGTCGACAGCAGCGGCGCGGTGCAGCTGAAAGGTCGGGTGGCCTGTCAGATCAGCAGCCACGAGCTGCTGCTGACCGAGCTGCTGTTCGAAAACGTCCTGAGCCCGCTGGCGCCCGAGGAGAGCGCCGCCCTGCTGTCCTGTTTGGTCTTCACACAGAACACGCAGGTGGAGCCGCACATTACCAACACGCTGCAGGAG GGTATCGATCGCGTGCTGTCAGTGGCCAAGCGTATCGGAGAGCTGCAGAGGGAATGTGGGATACCACAGACGGCCGAGGAGTTTGTAGGCCAGTTCAAGTTTGGCCTGACAGAGGTGGTGTACTGCTGGGCCAGAGGCATG CCTTTCGCAGAGATCGCCCAGCTGACAGACGTCCAGGAGGGCACGGTGGTCCGCTGCATCCAGCGTCTGGACGAGGTGCTGAAGGAGGTGCGGCAGGCTGCACGCATCGTGGGAGACTCCGTCCTGGGGAGCAAGATGGAGAAGGCCTCCTTGGCCATCCGCAGGGACATCGTCTTCACCGCTTCCCTCTACACCcactga